Proteins encoded by one window of Salvia splendens isolate huo1 chromosome 5, SspV2, whole genome shotgun sequence:
- the LOC121803657 gene encoding heat stress transcription factor A-5-like gives MDGGASGGGGPAPFLLKTYEMVDDSSTDAIVSWSGGTKSFVVWNPPEFARVLLPSYFKHNNFSSFIRQLNTYGFRKIDPERWEFANDEFVKDQKHLLKNIHRRKPIHSHSQPQGPVDPERATYEEEIDKLSREKAALEGNLVGFKEEQSAAKGQLEDLTKRIVSMEHRQEKLLSYLNKSAQNPQFVERLAQKLESMDFSAYNKKRRLPQADGVQLIQETVSVENHSSCRPEVDCTEQDLEFCNKLRLELSTTISDVNWLSHSTQSSDEDEISPQGRIEEWPRDVHMRTASFICPPETLELSDTSASSDLQMDTSLSCPKLHSLHNSLTSNDEGDDHLSCLLNLSLASSTLELNKSQNSTVMPQSSSDMCTSSLPNSDIIDAGHHCLAVTADRICRDEVLDSSSSPDAAKQAPAKQAPAIEQKQVNDVFWEQFLTERPGCSDTEEASSCLRANPYDEQEEKKPVTGVARNTEGIEHLTL, from the exons ATGGATGGAGGAGCTTCCGGCGGCGGCGGCCCGGCGCCTTTCCTGCTGAAGACGTATGAGATGGTGGACGACTCTTCAACAGATGCGATCGTATCATGGAGCGGGGGCACGAAGAGCTTCGTCGTCTGGAATCCACCGGAATTCGCCCGCGTCCTCCTCCCTTCCTACTTCAAGCACAACAATTTCTCTAGCTTCATCCGCCAGCTCAACACATAC GGATTCAGGAAGATTGATCCGGAGAGATGGGAGTTTGCTAATGATGAATTTGTGAAGGATCAGAAGCATCTTCTTAAGAATATTCATCGTAGAAAGCCTATTCACAGCCACAGTCAGCCTCAGGGTCCGGTCGATCCTGAAAGAGCTACATACGAGGAAGAAATTGATAAGTTGTCCCGTGAGAAGGCTGCTCTCGAAGGCAATTTGGTGGGATTCAAGGAGGAGCAGTCTGCAGCTAAGGGACAATTGGAAGACTTAACGAAGCGTATAGTTAGCATGGAGCATAGGCAGGAAAAACTACTAAGCTACCTGAATAAGTCCGCTCAAAATCCTCAGTTTGTTGAACGCCTTGCCCAGAAGCTTGAATCAATGGATTTTTCAGCGTATAATAAGAAGAGGAGACTCCCCCAGGCAGATGGTGTCCAGTTGATTCAGGAGACTGTTTCGGTTGAAAATCATAGCAGCTGCAGGCCTGAGGTTGACTGTACAGAACAAGACCTAGAATTCTGCAATAAGCTCAGGCTGGAGTTATCTACAACAATTTCCGATGTCAACTGGCTTTCACATAGCACACAGAGCTCGGACGAAGACGAAATAAGCCCTCAAGGCAGAATCGAGGAATGGCCAAGAGATGTCCATATGAGAACAGCAAGTTTCATATGCCCCCCTGAAACGTTGGAGCTGTCAGATACCAGTGCTTCTTCAGATTTACAGATGGATACATCTTTGTCGTGCCCAAAATTGCACTCCTTGCATAATAGCCTGACTTCAAATGACGAAGGTGATGATCACCTTTCCTGCCTGCTGAACCTCTCTCTTGCTTCGTCTACTCTGGAGCTCAACAAGAGCCAGAACTCTACGGTGATGCCTCAATCAAGTTCGGATATGTGTACCTCATCACTGCCTAACAGTGACATTATTGATGCTGGCCATCACTGCCTAGCAGTGACAGCTGATAGAATTTGCCGGGATGAGGTTTTGGATTCGTCTTCCTCACCCGATGCTGCCAAGCAAGCACCTGCAAAGCAAGCACCTGCAATTGAGCAGAAACAGGTGAACGATGTCTTCTGGGAACAGTTCTTGACGGAAAGACCCGGCTGCTCGGATACTGAAGAGGCCAGCTCTTGTTTAAGGGCGAACCCTTACGACGAACAGGAAGAGAAGAAACCAGTGACAGGAGTGGCAAGAAACACTGAAGGTATAGAACATCTTACACTGTAG
- the LOC121802776 gene encoding protein RALF-like 24 — translation MPKPQPQSLCAILLLHFLLCSSIPDPKSGEFAKTVCAGKIGECAAGEEVMDSESNRRALQIRRRYISYDTLRRDMVPCDRPGASYYNCKAAGVANSYGRGCEIITRCARGD, via the coding sequence ATGCCCAAACCTCAGCCGCAATCCTTGTGCGCAATTCTCCTGCTGCATTTCCTGCTCTGCTCCTCAATTCCAGATCCAAAATCCGGCGAATTTGCCAAGACCGTTTGCGCCGGAAAGATCGGCGAGTGCGCGGCGGGGGAGGAGGTGATGGATTCAGAGAGCAATCGGAGGGCATTGCAGATACGGCGGAGATACATCAGCTACGACACACTGAGACGAGACATGGTGCCGTGCGATCGGCCAGGAGCTTCGTATTACAACTGCAAGGCCGCCGGCGTCGCCAATTCCTACGGCAGAGGCTGCGAGATCATCACGAGATGCGCCAGGGGAGATTGA